Proteins encoded by one window of Halomonas sp. SH5A2:
- a CDS encoding HlyD family type I secretion periplasmic adaptor subunit, with protein MNNELPLEDKRYRRIGIAILIVAIGGFGSWSVFANLAVSVVAPGSVSVESFTKTVQHLEGGIVERILVEDGDQVEAGDVLMVLDDTQARSQLEVTRSDYLISRATELRLLAELSGAEVLSFPEELTSSEQPRVKEVLDVQRRLFESRQESLTGTLASLDEQIVQMNEQIEGLINTQSINQRRINSLEGDAANHRKLFQKGMISSQRMRELERESLEYQSVNAQHASEVARLHSQISENALQKQVRMQEFQQQVGETLRQTQAEVADAEERLTALVDKVNRTQVLAPVSGTIVGLKVHTLGGVIRSGDPLLDIVPTNVGFIVEAKVPDHDIDHLYLGQPAEIRFSAFNQRLSNVIDGEVVHVSANSFEDEATRARYYKVRLRVTTEGEENMTDTMKLLAGMPAEVMLRTGERSFSSYLAKPITDMLARAIRED; from the coding sequence ATGAACAATGAGCTACCTCTCGAAGATAAGCGCTATCGCCGCATTGGTATCGCCATATTGATCGTGGCCATTGGAGGCTTCGGCAGTTGGTCGGTGTTCGCCAACCTGGCCGTATCGGTGGTCGCGCCGGGCTCTGTCTCGGTAGAAAGCTTTACCAAAACCGTGCAGCACCTGGAAGGCGGCATCGTCGAGCGCATACTCGTTGAGGACGGCGACCAGGTAGAAGCCGGCGATGTACTGATGGTGCTCGATGATACTCAGGCGCGCTCCCAACTCGAGGTCACCCGCTCTGACTACCTGATTAGCCGCGCTACCGAGCTGCGGCTTTTGGCGGAGCTCAGTGGCGCGGAAGTACTCAGCTTTCCCGAAGAGCTCACCTCCTCCGAACAGCCACGCGTGAAAGAGGTACTGGATGTGCAACGCCGATTATTTGAGTCACGCCAGGAGTCTCTCACCGGCACCTTAGCCTCCCTGGACGAGCAGATCGTGCAGATGAACGAACAGATTGAGGGCTTGATCAACACTCAGAGCATCAACCAACGGCGCATCAACTCGCTCGAAGGTGACGCCGCCAATCATCGCAAACTGTTTCAAAAAGGTATGATCAGTAGCCAGCGAATGCGCGAATTGGAGCGCGAGAGCCTGGAGTACCAAAGCGTCAACGCCCAGCACGCCTCTGAGGTCGCTCGCCTGCATTCTCAAATCAGCGAAAACGCCTTGCAAAAGCAGGTCCGCATGCAGGAATTTCAGCAGCAAGTAGGCGAAACACTGCGCCAGACCCAAGCCGAAGTAGCCGATGCCGAAGAACGCCTAACGGCCCTTGTGGATAAGGTCAACCGTACCCAGGTGCTGGCACCCGTCTCGGGAACAATAGTCGGGCTCAAGGTTCACACTCTTGGAGGCGTCATACGCTCCGGCGACCCGCTGCTTGATATTGTGCCAACCAATGTCGGCTTTATTGTCGAAGCCAAAGTCCCGGACCATGATATCGATCACCTCTACCTAGGTCAGCCTGCCGAGATACGTTTCAGCGCTTTCAACCAGCGTCTGTCAAACGTCATCGACGGCGAGGTTGTCCACGTGAGTGCCAATAGTTTCGAGGACGAGGCAACAAGAGCGCGTTATTACAAGGTGCGACTTCGCGTCACCACTGAAGGCGAAGAAAATATGACCGACACCATGAAACTACTAGCCGGCATGCCTGCCGAAGTAATGCTGCGTACGGGCGAAAGAAGCTTTTCCAGCTACCTGGCTAAACCCATTACCGACATGCTGGCCCGCGCCATTCGAGAAGATTGA
- a CDS encoding ATP-grasp domain-containing protein has protein sequence MSITSEKQLPESVTAWRDPEMDSVKGTETPKDPNKGYIALLGWSVNAIKAAQKFDRRYVVVAPEWAEDFCTANNIPFIPWDFIRLNDRSMEIAEKLKEEGVDVAIPLFEETVEWSGAINSVLLDSPRMYGQSILFRDKALMKRRAQLGGIRVGIFEEAHEKEDIVRFMKRVNQTLLKLDGDPDDPIHVKAFDKAGCLGHRMIRTVEEIEHIPDEEYPLLMESHLSGWEFAVEAWIHDGKIQFLNISEYVTLGYSVFVPATEELESWRNAITKQIELLIKTFDIQFGLIHPEYFVTADGEMYFGEVAYRPPGFKAFELIEKAYGFSAYQASMLVFDPKSTKEEVAAFFPKEVVDAKGYAGCFGVYPRRRVVSKLEMPKETIEHPYFDSHELVEPTEETVPDRSAFGTHWGLLFFFGDDPIKMRDLLKAQEDLDFYV, from the coding sequence ATGTCGATAACATCAGAAAAGCAATTACCTGAATCAGTAACCGCCTGGCGCGATCCGGAAATGGATTCGGTGAAAGGTACCGAAACCCCCAAAGACCCCAACAAGGGCTACATTGCCCTGCTTGGTTGGAGTGTCAACGCGATCAAGGCGGCACAAAAGTTTGACCGCCGTTATGTCGTGGTTGCCCCGGAATGGGCCGAGGATTTCTGTACAGCCAATAATATACCCTTCATTCCTTGGGATTTTATCCGGCTAAATGATCGGTCCATGGAGATCGCCGAGAAGCTGAAGGAAGAAGGTGTCGACGTTGCCATTCCACTGTTCGAAGAAACCGTCGAGTGGTCCGGTGCCATCAACTCTGTCCTCCTCGACAGCCCACGCATGTACGGGCAGTCAATCCTGTTCCGTGACAAGGCCCTGATGAAACGCCGTGCGCAGCTTGGCGGTATTCGTGTGGGTATTTTCGAAGAAGCTCACGAGAAAGAAGACATCGTTCGTTTCATGAAGCGCGTCAACCAGACGCTGCTCAAGCTCGATGGTGACCCGGACGACCCGATTCACGTAAAAGCATTCGATAAAGCCGGTTGTCTCGGCCACCGCATGATCCGCACGGTGGAAGAAATCGAGCACATTCCAGACGAAGAATACCCCCTGCTGATGGAAAGCCATCTGAGCGGCTGGGAGTTTGCGGTTGAAGCCTGGATACACGACGGCAAGATCCAGTTCCTCAACATCTCGGAATACGTGACGTTGGGTTATTCGGTCTTCGTGCCCGCCACGGAAGAACTCGAAAGCTGGCGCAACGCGATCACCAAGCAGATCGAATTGCTGATTAAAACGTTCGACATTCAATTTGGCCTGATTCACCCCGAGTACTTCGTCACCGCAGATGGCGAGATGTACTTTGGCGAGGTTGCCTACCGCCCACCCGGTTTCAAGGCATTTGAGCTAATCGAAAAAGCCTACGGATTTAGCGCCTACCAGGCATCAATGCTGGTGTTCGACCCCAAAAGCACCAAGGAAGAAGTGGCTGCTTTCTTCCCCAAAGAAGTGGTCGACGCGAAGGGCTACGCAGGCTGCTTCGGCGTGTATCCACGTCGCCGCGTGGTCAGCAAGCTGGAGATGCCCAAAGAAACGATTGAGCATCCCTATTTCGATTCCCACGAACTGGTCGAGCCGACGGAAGAGACCGTGCCTGACCGGTCGGCCTTCGGGACGCACTGGGGCCTGCTCTTCTTCTTTGGTGACGACCCCATCAAGATGCGCGATCTGCTGAAAGCGCAGGAAGATCTGGACTTCTACGTCTAA
- a CDS encoding CidA/LrgA family protein: MVKGFLILLICQLMGEWLMVWFGWPIPGPVAGMILLLIGLMLFGRVPDSLRLPAEGLVRHLSLLFIPAGVGLMLFAETLAQQWLTILASLLLSTLITLSLTGWMLQAWEIRQYKHKE; the protein is encoded by the coding sequence ATGGTTAAGGGGTTTTTGATACTGCTGATTTGCCAATTAATGGGCGAGTGGCTAATGGTATGGTTCGGCTGGCCAATTCCAGGCCCGGTAGCGGGAATGATACTTCTGCTGATTGGGCTAATGCTCTTTGGCCGCGTGCCCGATAGTCTACGTTTACCCGCCGAAGGGTTGGTACGGCATTTATCGCTGCTGTTTATCCCAGCGGGCGTCGGCTTGATGCTATTTGCAGAGACACTCGCCCAGCAGTGGCTCACGATTCTGGCATCGCTGCTACTGAGCACCCTCATTACCTTGTCGCTAACCGGTTGGATGCTGCAGGCGTGGGAAATACGTCAATACAAGCATAAGGAATGA
- a CDS encoding LrgB family protein, translating to MELTTFWVYFNARPLFWIVITLGAYLLASALNRKAGGTALLHPVLVAMLMIILLLTLSGTNYDTYFEGAQFIHFLLGPATVALAVPLYDHRARIRQMLLPLLVVCLSGSLTAVVTTVLIGQLFGASDALLLSMAPKSVTSPIAIGISEQIGGFPSLSAGLSLTTGIMGCLLAPLVFRVLRVRSHTSSGFALGLTAHGFGTAYAMQRNTLAGAFAGLAMGMTGVFSSVLIPLVSQLLGLN from the coding sequence ATGGAGCTCACCACTTTTTGGGTTTACTTCAACGCTCGGCCTCTTTTTTGGATTGTGATTACGCTGGGGGCTTATCTGTTAGCCAGCGCGCTTAATCGTAAGGCAGGTGGCACTGCGCTGTTACACCCGGTTTTAGTCGCCATGTTGATGATCATCTTGCTGCTAACCCTCAGCGGCACCAACTACGACACCTACTTTGAAGGGGCGCAGTTTATTCACTTCCTGCTGGGGCCCGCCACCGTCGCTCTGGCTGTACCCCTTTATGATCACCGTGCACGCATTCGCCAAATGCTGCTGCCACTGCTGGTAGTTTGCCTAAGCGGCAGCCTGACGGCCGTCGTAACCACCGTGTTGATTGGTCAGCTTTTTGGTGCCAGCGATGCGCTGTTGCTATCAATGGCCCCTAAATCGGTCACTTCCCCCATCGCCATTGGCATCTCGGAACAGATAGGCGGGTTCCCATCACTATCCGCCGGTTTATCGTTGACCACCGGCATAATGGGCTGCCTGCTAGCCCCACTGGTATTTCGCGTACTCAGGGTGCGTTCACATACGTCAAGTGGCTTCGCACTGGGCCTGACCGCACACGGGTTCGGAACAGCCTATGCCATGCAACGCAACACCCTTGCGGGCGCCTTTGCTGGCCTGGCGATGGGGATGACCGGGGTATTTAGCTCCGTGTTGATTCCACTGGTCAGCCAACTGCTCGGCTTGAACTGA
- a CDS encoding LabA-like NYN domain-containing protein, which yields MKKVAIFVDIQNIYYTVRSAYGRNFDYNKFWAQATKGRDVVKAVCYAIDKGDKKQREFQTILRAIGFEVKLKPFIQRSDGSAKGDWDVGIALDAVEYAEQADIIVLVTGDGDFDLLVNKIRTKYGKKVEVYGVPQFTAASLMNEASDFIPIDKALLLN from the coding sequence ATGAAAAAAGTCGCCATATTTGTTGATATTCAAAACATCTATTACACGGTCCGATCAGCCTATGGCAGAAACTTTGATTACAATAAGTTTTGGGCTCAAGCAACGAAAGGAAGAGACGTTGTGAAAGCCGTTTGTTATGCAATCGATAAAGGTGATAAAAAGCAACGCGAGTTTCAAACGATACTAAGAGCCATTGGCTTTGAGGTGAAGCTAAAACCCTTTATTCAACGCTCGGACGGTTCCGCCAAAGGTGATTGGGATGTTGGCATTGCCCTCGATGCCGTGGAATACGCGGAACAGGCGGATATTATCGTGCTAGTAACAGGCGATGGAGACTTTGACCTACTCGTCAACAAAATCCGCACTAAATATGGTAAGAAAGTTGAAGTTTATGGCGTCCCTCAGTTTACAGCAGCCTCTCTGATGAACGAGGCAAGTGATTTTATACCTATCGATAAAGCATTGCTGCTAAATTAG
- a CDS encoding ABC transporter substrate-binding protein, producing the protein MHRLWLMTALLVVFFSSSQRLQAMPLVVEAALDRQVVAPLLEAFEQAHPAVELTYRDRSTLEVNDLIETADPPPDVVISSAMPWQMNRVNQGYAQKLDSEQASDWPDWAKWRNELFGFTFEPIVMAYRLDLARHILPPQTHADLHTLLSEQRETLKGKVTTYSPSESGIGYTLFQQDARYTDRFWDLVTVLGDADAQLEANTRSMLKGLTDGRYWLGYNLLGSYAMVWAQENPEVIVQVPQDYALVMMRTGFIHRDAPNPRAAQAFMNFLLSRDGQRVLAAQTPLFSVRPDVVGPYTAQRLRDQVGDRLYPITLNATVLAFVDSLRRDAFMARWQREFNRYQRGDD; encoded by the coding sequence ATGCACCGCCTATGGTTGATGACAGCCCTGCTGGTTGTCTTTTTTTCATCTTCTCAGCGTTTGCAAGCGATGCCGCTGGTGGTAGAAGCCGCCTTGGATCGGCAGGTTGTCGCACCTCTGTTGGAGGCTTTCGAGCAGGCCCATCCCGCTGTCGAGCTTACCTACCGTGACCGTTCGACATTGGAAGTCAATGACTTGATAGAGACAGCGGACCCACCACCCGACGTTGTGATCAGCTCCGCGATGCCCTGGCAGATGAACCGGGTGAATCAAGGCTATGCCCAAAAGCTGGATTCCGAACAGGCCAGTGACTGGCCTGACTGGGCCAAATGGCGAAATGAACTGTTCGGCTTCACCTTCGAGCCGATCGTCATGGCTTACCGGCTTGATCTAGCGCGCCACATCCTGCCACCGCAAACCCATGCGGACCTTCACACACTGCTAAGCGAACAGCGTGAGACATTAAAAGGCAAGGTAACCACCTACTCTCCATCAGAAAGCGGGATCGGTTATACCCTTTTCCAGCAGGATGCCCGGTATACAGACAGGTTTTGGGATCTGGTGACGGTACTGGGGGATGCCGACGCGCAGCTCGAAGCCAATACCCGCTCGATGCTGAAAGGGCTTACGGATGGGCGCTACTGGTTGGGTTATAACCTCTTGGGTTCCTACGCCATGGTGTGGGCACAGGAAAATCCCGAGGTGATTGTGCAGGTGCCTCAGGACTATGCTCTGGTAATGATGCGAACGGGGTTCATCCACCGTGATGCACCTAACCCGCGCGCTGCCCAAGCCTTTATGAACTTTTTGCTCAGCCGGGATGGTCAGCGTGTATTGGCGGCGCAAACGCCGCTTTTCAGCGTGCGTCCTGATGTTGTCGGGCCTTACACCGCGCAACGCTTACGCGATCAAGTCGGTGACCGTCTCTATCCCATTACACTTAACGCGACGGTGCTTGCCTTTGTGGATTCGCTACGCCGCGATGCGTTCATGGCGCGGTGGCAACGCGAGTTCAATCGCTATCAGCGCGGCGATGATTAA
- a CDS encoding sensor histidine kinase, whose amino-acid sequence MIHVQGTLKARLAIWLLVMVSGLGTLLLMEAYYSTQRAAERAYDSQLEAAALTTAESVQWEGSDPVVRIPPAALQILATSHQERVFYAVLDPDGRRISANLDIPIPKAGRDKAAIEPTWLDLTQAGTRWRLHGREYDSAGWDIQDPVQIWVGHTVGGRQALAKELFDRAVIRFIAMVLLAGILMLLAMRVALKPMRKLRHQLRQRTADDTRPLNGSVPEELRETVEALDTLFTRQRESRDNLLRFTADASHQLKTPLAGLQSTSELALHSRDPGEWYRALSDVHDGARRTSRLASQLLSLARLRHIEEADELMPLDLKTMLHDTVLEWAQREVAIYHDLGLDELPDGPVMIQGQAWALRELLGNLIDNALRYTPSGSVITLGLKTIDHHVMLYIEDNGPGVEPEVRQRMFQPFERGGRQDTQGSGLGLAIVDSIAQRHAAELQVKERQPHGLRIELHFPAIREET is encoded by the coding sequence GTGATTCACGTTCAAGGCACGCTAAAAGCACGACTGGCTATCTGGCTACTCGTCATGGTCTCGGGGCTCGGTACGCTACTGCTGATGGAAGCTTATTATTCAACCCAGCGCGCGGCGGAGCGCGCTTACGACAGTCAGCTTGAAGCCGCTGCACTGACGACCGCCGAGTCGGTGCAATGGGAAGGCAGCGACCCCGTCGTCAGGATTCCGCCCGCCGCCCTGCAGATTCTGGCGACCTCTCATCAGGAGCGGGTCTTCTACGCCGTGCTCGACCCTGACGGGCGACGAATCTCGGCCAATCTCGATATCCCCATTCCCAAGGCAGGGCGTGACAAGGCGGCCATCGAGCCAACCTGGCTTGATCTGACTCAGGCGGGGACTCGCTGGCGCTTGCATGGTAGAGAATACGACTCGGCGGGATGGGACATTCAAGATCCGGTGCAGATCTGGGTGGGGCATACGGTCGGTGGCCGCCAGGCACTGGCCAAAGAGCTGTTCGATCGCGCGGTCATTCGTTTTATCGCCATGGTTCTGTTGGCAGGCATCCTAATGCTATTGGCGATGCGAGTGGCATTGAAACCGATGCGCAAGCTGCGCCATCAATTGCGGCAGCGCACGGCCGATGACACACGGCCACTCAATGGCAGCGTTCCAGAAGAATTACGTGAAACGGTTGAAGCGCTTGATACCCTGTTTACTCGTCAGCGCGAGAGCCGCGACAACCTGCTACGTTTCACGGCGGACGCCAGCCATCAGCTCAAGACACCGCTAGCGGGGCTGCAGAGCACCAGCGAGCTGGCCCTGCATAGCCGCGACCCTGGTGAGTGGTATCGAGCCCTTTCCGACGTGCACGACGGTGCGAGGCGCACCAGTCGTCTTGCCAGCCAACTGTTGAGTCTCGCTCGCCTTCGCCATATCGAAGAGGCTGACGAGCTCATGCCGCTCGACCTGAAAACAATGCTGCATGACACTGTGCTGGAATGGGCCCAGCGCGAGGTGGCGATCTACCATGACCTGGGGCTGGACGAGCTGCCTGACGGACCTGTCATGATACAGGGGCAAGCGTGGGCACTTCGTGAGCTACTGGGCAACCTGATCGATAACGCACTGCGCTATACCCCCTCCGGTAGCGTCATTACCCTGGGACTCAAGACCATCGACCATCACGTCATGCTTTATATCGAGGATAACGGTCCTGGGGTGGAGCCCGAGGTTCGCCAGCGTATGTTTCAACCTTTCGAACGCGGCGGACGTCAGGATACGCAAGGGTCGGGCCTTGGCCTGGCCATCGTTGATTCCATTGCACAACGCCATGCGGCCGAACTGCAGGTCAAAGAAAGACAGCCACATGGGCTTCGGATTGAGCTGCACTTTCCGGCTATAAGAGAGGAAACCTGA
- a CDS encoding response regulator, whose product MRLIIVEDDPMIARSLDNALARLSNTVDVFTLASEARTALRNDTFDLVLLDLGLPDGDGLELLRELRERGDRTPVLILTARDGIDDRVHGLDLGADDYLAKPFSVAELEARVRALLRRSQQRSDNRLTLGALCLDPVAGVATLDGGTLELPRCELRLLEGLLLHAGNIAPREMLEGRVFGFREVGSNALEVYVSRLRKRLQGSGLRIRTFRGLGYRLEETPR is encoded by the coding sequence ATGCGCCTAATCATCGTGGAAGACGATCCGATGATCGCCCGCTCGCTGGACAATGCGCTTGCCCGTCTGAGCAATACCGTGGATGTCTTCACGCTCGCCAGCGAGGCGCGGACGGCGCTGCGCAATGACACTTTCGATCTTGTCTTGCTCGATCTGGGGCTGCCCGATGGCGACGGTCTTGAATTGCTGAGGGAATTACGCGAGCGAGGCGACAGAACACCGGTGCTGATCCTCACCGCTCGGGACGGCATCGACGACCGGGTCCATGGTCTCGACCTGGGCGCGGATGACTACCTTGCCAAGCCGTTCTCGGTTGCCGAACTTGAAGCCCGGGTGCGTGCCTTGCTACGGCGCAGCCAGCAGCGCAGCGATAACCGCCTGACGTTGGGGGCTTTGTGCCTTGATCCCGTTGCTGGCGTTGCCACCCTTGATGGGGGAACGCTTGAATTACCTCGCTGTGAGCTACGCTTGCTTGAAGGACTCCTGCTACATGCAGGCAATATCGCCCCCCGCGAGATGCTGGAAGGGCGAGTGTTTGGCTTCCGTGAGGTAGGTTCTAATGCGCTTGAGGTTTACGTGAGCCGGTTACGTAAGCGTCTTCAGGGGAGCGGTTTGCGTATCCGAACCTTTCGTGGCCTGGGCTATCGCCTTGAGGAAACGCCCAGGTGA
- a CDS encoding Bug family tripartite tricarboxylate transporter substrate binding protein encodes MKINPILRRASGLAVIGSALFMGQAYAQTIPESTECIAPAKPGGGYDLTCRLAANGLQDTGLIEKPMMVSYMPGGIGAVAYNHVNGVRTDDPSLIVAASTGAAVNLALGKFGQYDADEVRWLGALGVDYGAIVVSADAPWENLEELMADLKENPNEIAFGAGGTVGSQDWMKAALIAKSGDMSPKDLRYVAFEGGGEALAALLGDHIQVFTGDLSELKSQLESGKIRVLAALSEERMGGPYAEIPTAAEQGYDVEWPIWRGYYMGPDVSDEAYQAWIERMQELADDPVFAELREARGLFPMSRFGDDFDSYVKEQVAEFKGLAEEVGLTQ; translated from the coding sequence ATGAAGATCAACCCAATCCTTCGCCGCGCCTCTGGCCTTGCCGTCATCGGCAGTGCACTGTTTATGGGCCAGGCCTACGCTCAGACGATCCCGGAATCCACCGAGTGCATCGCGCCAGCCAAACCCGGTGGTGGCTACGATTTGACGTGCCGTCTCGCTGCCAACGGCCTGCAGGATACCGGCCTGATTGAAAAGCCGATGATGGTCAGCTACATGCCCGGCGGCATTGGCGCGGTGGCGTATAACCATGTCAACGGTGTGCGCACCGACGATCCTAGCCTGATCGTTGCTGCCAGCACCGGTGCCGCCGTCAACCTGGCGCTTGGCAAGTTTGGCCAGTACGACGCTGATGAAGTCCGCTGGCTGGGCGCGCTCGGCGTCGACTATGGCGCTATCGTCGTCAGTGCCGATGCGCCTTGGGAAAACCTCGAAGAGCTGATGGCCGACCTGAAAGAAAACCCCAATGAGATTGCCTTCGGCGCTGGCGGAACGGTTGGCAGCCAGGACTGGATGAAAGCGGCGTTGATCGCCAAGTCCGGGGATATGTCGCCGAAGGATCTACGTTACGTGGCTTTCGAAGGCGGCGGTGAGGCTCTGGCGGCATTGCTCGGCGACCACATCCAGGTGTTCACCGGCGACCTCTCGGAACTCAAGTCTCAGCTTGAGAGCGGCAAGATCCGCGTGCTGGCGGCACTTTCCGAAGAGCGGATGGGCGGCCCCTACGCCGAGATCCCCACCGCGGCCGAGCAAGGCTACGACGTGGAATGGCCGATCTGGCGTGGCTACTACATGGGTCCGGACGTCAGCGATGAAGCCTACCAGGCCTGGATCGAGCGCATGCAGGAACTGGCAGACGACCCTGTCTTTGCCGAGCTGCGTGAGGCGCGCGGTCTGTTCCCGATGTCACGCTTCGGTGACGACTTTGACAGCTACGTCAAAGAACAGGTTGCCGAATTCAAAGGACTGGCCGAAGAAGTGGGTCTAACGCAATGA
- a CDS encoding tripartite tricarboxylate transporter TctB family protein, translated as MRIAADRVLGVALIGLAAFIAVQAVQLEMPFSYEPVGPKAFPLGLSILLTLLSLVMIFRPGENGSWPHKALALRLLLVLVLLLVYAVLFRQLGFIVSSLLVVTALARLFDATWGKALITGIAMSIVGYFLFTAALGISLPSGYLFASFI; from the coding sequence ATGAGAATCGCCGCCGACCGAGTATTGGGTGTTGCCCTGATCGGTCTGGCGGCGTTTATCGCCGTCCAGGCCGTTCAGCTGGAAATGCCCTTCAGCTATGAGCCCGTCGGCCCCAAGGCATTCCCTTTGGGGCTGTCGATTCTGCTGACCCTACTATCGCTGGTCATGATCTTCAGGCCGGGCGAAAACGGCAGCTGGCCGCACAAGGCACTGGCGCTGCGGTTGTTACTGGTGCTGGTATTGCTGTTGGTCTATGCCGTCTTGTTCAGGCAGCTGGGGTTCATCGTCTCATCGCTGCTGGTGGTCACCGCCCTGGCACGACTGTTCGATGCGACCTGGGGCAAGGCACTGATCACCGGTATTGCCATGTCGATTGTCGGCTATTTTCTGTTCACCGCCGCCCTCGGCATCAGTCTGCCTTCTGGCTACTTGTTCGCCAGCTTTATCTAA
- a CDS encoding tripartite tricarboxylate transporter permease codes for MFDFLIDGFGVALTPLNLGLAFLGALLGTLFGALPGIGPINGIAILMPLAYTLGLPAESSLILLAAVYTGAEYGGRMSSILLNVPGDAGAVMTTLDGYPLAQKGLAGPALGLSAVSSFIGATIAIIGLTLFAPLLAEVAVMFGPAEFFALMIFAFSSMSVMMGKDPIKTAIGAVLGVLIATVGIDSGSGVLRYTFGLPELYDGIDFVVMIIGLFAISEILLMLEHAHRSEDDGKLPPLGRVFVTLKEVLACKGAIGRSGLLGFIIGVLPGTGASVAGAVSYTTEKRLSDKDNTFGKGDMRGLAAPESANNAAAVGSFVPMLTLGIPGSGTTAVLLGALMLYNITPGPMMFTERPEVAGGLIASLYIGNVVLLLLNLPLAGVFARVLTIPRWVLVPAIAILAFVGVYQLHSDLFAIYLMLIIGVFGYLLRKLGFSLAPVILGYVLGGLMEQNLRRALSISGGDTGILWQSGISLGLWIAAALLLVLPWLVPKLLAARR; via the coding sequence ATGTTCGATTTCCTGATCGACGGCTTCGGGGTTGCGCTAACTCCTCTCAACCTGGGCCTTGCCTTCCTTGGCGCCCTGTTGGGCACCCTGTTTGGGGCCTTGCCGGGTATTGGCCCGATCAACGGCATCGCCATTCTGATGCCGTTGGCCTACACACTCGGCTTGCCGGCGGAGTCATCGCTGATCCTGCTGGCCGCCGTCTACACCGGCGCTGAATACGGCGGGCGCATGTCGAGCATCCTGCTCAACGTGCCCGGTGATGCCGGCGCGGTAATGACCACCCTGGATGGCTACCCACTGGCACAGAAAGGGCTCGCCGGCCCCGCCCTAGGCCTATCGGCCGTCAGTTCATTCATTGGTGCTACCATTGCCATTATTGGCCTGACACTGTTTGCTCCGCTGCTGGCAGAAGTCGCGGTGATGTTCGGCCCGGCCGAATTCTTTGCGCTCATGATCTTCGCGTTCTCTTCCATGTCGGTGATGATGGGCAAGGATCCGATCAAGACCGCCATTGGCGCGGTACTGGGCGTACTGATTGCCACCGTGGGTATCGACTCCGGCAGCGGCGTGCTGCGCTATACCTTCGGTTTGCCCGAGCTCTACGACGGCATCGACTTTGTGGTGATGATCATTGGGCTGTTTGCCATCAGCGAAATTCTACTGATGCTTGAGCATGCCCACCGCTCGGAAGACGACGGCAAGCTCCCGCCGCTGGGTCGCGTATTTGTCACCCTCAAGGAAGTTCTCGCATGTAAAGGCGCTATCGGCCGCTCGGGGTTGCTCGGCTTTATCATCGGCGTTCTTCCCGGCACCGGTGCGTCGGTGGCTGGCGCCGTCTCCTACACCACCGAGAAGCGCCTTTCCGACAAGGACAACACCTTTGGCAAGGGCGACATGCGCGGACTGGCAGCGCCAGAGTCGGCCAATAACGCGGCTGCGGTCGGCTCCTTCGTGCCCATGCTGACGCTTGGCATTCCCGGCTCCGGCACCACGGCCGTATTGCTGGGCGCGCTGATGCTTTACAACATCACCCCAGGGCCGATGATGTTCACCGAGCGCCCGGAAGTTGCCGGTGGCCTGATCGCCTCGCTTTACATCGGTAACGTTGTACTGCTGTTGCTAAACCTGCCGCTGGCGGGCGTATTTGCCCGCGTACTGACCATCCCGCGCTGGGTATTGGTGCCCGCCATTGCTATCCTGGCGTTCGTCGGTGTCTACCAGTTGCATTCCGACCTGTTTGCCATCTACCTGATGCTGATCATCGGCGTGTTTGGTTACCTGCTGCGCAAGCTGGGATTCTCCCTGGCCCCCGTGATTCTTGGCTACGTGCTGGGTGGTTTGATGGAGCAGAATCTTCGCCGTGCGCTCTCCATTAGCGGGGGCGATACCGGCATCCTATGGCAGTCGGGTATCTCACTGGGGCTGTGGATAGCCGCTGCTTTGCTGCTGGTCCTACCCTGGCTGGTGCCGAAACTGCTCGCGGCCAGACGCTGA